The Pseudomonas eucalypticola genome has a window encoding:
- a CDS encoding MarR family winged helix-turn-helix transcriptional regulator gives MSDTLDKSDFETLSEFRYQLRRFLRFSEEAVQAHGVTPQQYLLMLHTQGFTGRDWASVGELAERLQMVPHGAVALVKRCEALGLVQRQRGVEDRREVQVSLTAQGVEVLEKLAFLHREELKSAGSRLRVPFEQG, from the coding sequence ATGAGTGATACCCTGGATAAATCCGATTTCGAGACGCTGTCGGAGTTTCGCTATCAGTTGCGGCGCTTTCTGCGTTTTTCCGAGGAAGCGGTGCAGGCCCATGGGGTGACGCCGCAACAGTACCTGCTGATGTTGCATACCCAGGGTTTCACGGGTCGCGACTGGGCCAGTGTGGGTGAGTTGGCCGAGCGCCTACAGATGGTGCCCCATGGGGCGGTGGCGTTGGTGAAGCGCTGCGAGGCGCTGGGGCTGGTGCAGCGCCAACGCGGCGTCGAGGACCGCCGCGAGGTGCAGGTGAGCCTGACCGCCCAGGGAGTGGAGGTGCTAGAGAAGCTGGCTTTTCTCCACCGCGAGGAACTGAAGTCTGCGGGCAGCCGGTTGCGGGTGCCGTTCGAGCAAGGGTAA
- a CDS encoding HPP family protein produces MFRTLHSSLQRWRPAPLHLSPRECLRAAFGALLGIGITAALCTWALGLSADLPLLIAPMGASAVLLFAAPASPLAQPWALLGGNLVASLVGVTCAAWISNEIIAAALAVSVAIGLMLALRCLHPPSGAVALTAVLGGPSIHAAGYGFVLDPVLLNSAVLLVCALVFHTFSRHRYPHGHVPNPVAARAVSPASQQLHQALQAVLDERDEFIDVDADDLEAIVTATLARLNQEPRR; encoded by the coding sequence GTGTTCCGCACCCTGCACTCGTCCCTCCAGCGCTGGCGCCCTGCCCCGCTGCACCTCAGCCCTCGCGAATGCCTGCGCGCCGCTTTTGGCGCACTGCTGGGCATCGGCATTACCGCCGCCCTGTGCACCTGGGCTTTGGGACTGAGCGCCGACCTGCCTTTGCTGATCGCCCCCATGGGCGCGTCCGCCGTGTTGCTGTTCGCGGCCCCGGCCAGCCCGTTGGCGCAGCCCTGGGCATTGCTGGGAGGTAACCTGGTGGCTTCGTTGGTGGGCGTGACTTGCGCGGCATGGATCAGCAACGAGATCATCGCCGCGGCCCTGGCGGTGTCGGTGGCGATCGGGTTGATGTTGGCCCTGCGGTGCCTGCATCCGCCTTCCGGTGCCGTGGCGCTGACCGCTGTATTGGGTGGGCCCAGTATTCATGCCGCCGGGTATGGGTTCGTCCTCGACCCCGTGTTATTGAACTCCGCTGTGTTGCTGGTGTGCGCGCTGGTGTTCCACACCTTCAGCCGCCACCGTTACCCTCATGGCCATGTACCGAACCCGGTCGCCGCGCGCGCGGTGTCGCCGGCCAGCCAGCAATTGCACCAGGCGTTGCAGGCGGTGCTGGATGAGCGCGATGAGTTCATCGATGTGGATGCCGACGACCTGGAGGCGATTGTCACGGCCACCCTCGCCCGTTTGAACCAGGAGCCGCGTCGATGA